Genomic window (Rosa chinensis cultivar Old Blush chromosome 6, RchiOBHm-V2, whole genome shotgun sequence):
ATTTGCATGTATGTGTACATAGACTTTAGTTAAATGAGAATTTCTCTTCTTGAAATAATTTTACATGTTATGTTATCGAGATATTTTAACTACTTTTTCACATTTGTTTAAATTCTACATTGATCAGTGTACTCTAAATCTAAGTTGCACATACATAATTGGAAATTTGGGATTCTAGCTCCATTGCACAATACCTAGCTAGGTATGAACGTATGAGGTATCAGATATGTCCTAAGAAAAAAGGTCTTAAAACAACATCGGAGCATTTTAATCTGAATTATGACCATAAAATAGTTGGAAGACTTCCCGAGCATGCAGAGGGGGTGGTGCAGTATGAccataaaaacaaatcaatttgatacctcagtttaattttttgtaaagACAGTCATCTCTTCTTCTaaagagtaaaacccaccactagggtcaaaactttcttgcacCGGACAAATTGATAcctaactttcaaaagtgatcaaaatgatacctaaatttttaaaagtgatcaaaatgatacctaaatttttaaaaacaaatcaacttaataccaaactttcaaaagtgatcaaaatgatacctaaagttttaaaaacaaatcaatttgatacctcagtttaattttttgtaactttttgttaaaattgatcacgtgtggtgcagtattttgtggggttatgataatattttacacaaaaaactatttttcaattattttttattttactttgttaattcttttcttcttcttctatctctgcctctctcgctcttcccatttttctttgtttctttagaagttgggaaacatccgaactttatttgtttctacgatCGATGGTAGAATTaaaattgaatggaagattttttttttttaattctatagaagaagaagattgggttatagatgattgatggccctctgaccacaaatcacttcaatttttgtgcttgattttgcatttgatttaacaaagaagttaaaaaaaagggctaaatactaactattaccctgtagtttgggtctaaaatcaattcagtccctaaacttctaattgcatcaagaacacccctgcattttcaattttgatctaataggtctaattTGTTAGTCTTCTGACAATTGaatcatttaacttgttgacgtgactcatatatgacctatgttttatgatgtggtgttgaggtggcctgcatagtcaattttggagtgagtcccactataagaaatctatcaaataaatagtttttcaacaaataatcaaactataacttgaactcataacaaaatattaatgaattggacttattagatcaaaattgaaagtacatggatgtttttgatgaaattagaagtccagggactgaattgattttggacctaaaccacaggataataaccagtatttagccatAAAAAACATAACatgaggtatcaaattgatttgtttttaaaactttaagtatcattttgatcacttttgaaagctgggtatcaagttgatttgtttttaaaaatttaggtatcattttaatcacttttaaaaatttaggtatcacttttgaaagttgtgtatcattttgtccggtgcaagaaagttttgacTCTAATGGTGGGTTTTACTCTCTTCTAAAAACTCCAAAGTACTCAAATCTTTCATACATAGCCTTCCCCTCTAGTCTGTCTTGTACCTCACAACACTATATTCTCAATTTTCAAACATGACAAAGTTCCCCAACAGAGTTCAAGCAAAATGAACAATTTGCCTGCATGCCTAACGTGACCAACTTCATCCCTATTGTTTTTCTTCATGACTGCCTAATGTTACCATATTAACCAGTACATGCAAAGGTATCAATGCTGGAGTGGACCAAGTATTAATTCCTCACATATTGGGCCTGTTAAAAACTTAATAAGGCATGTTCTGGACCAATTAATTCAAGACCCAATCACTTATCTTCCAAATGGCCAACTATTTCTATACTACACTAGTCAAATATCACCATATGAAGCAAGTGTTGATGTGATATATGAGATTTTATAAATTCTACCTTTTGTAAATTGTAACAAATTATAAGAAGAGAGTTCATACTTGTATGAAGAATTGTTCAAAAAGCATCGACATTTTGCTTAGCTCATATTTCTACACTACTCACTTCTCAACTATAGCAAGACCAATAGAAACTCCCTGTTGGGTAATCCATTATGGGCCCAGTAACATATAGAAGAGGCATGAAACACACATGGGTGGCTGGGTTCCTTCTTTATCCAGCCAAAATAGAATCTCACACAAAAATAGAGTCCTCCCTTCCTTCGGCAGCCACTGACCTCCATAAGGTAATTACCCCTTGACGATTTGACATGCGGATTCAATGTACCTGGCCGTCCCATGAAATGCGCTTGTGTTCTTCAACCCTCTTCACCTTTTCCAAAAATTCGCACAAAGACTTGAGCTTTATTAGGACGAGGACAACCACGGTCTGCCCTTCTGTCTCAGCCACAATGTCCACCGTTTCGACAGAAAAGGATGCCCTTTCGGGTCAAACAGAATCGACCCAGAAGCCATTACAGGTATGCCCACTTGTTATTGATCCGTTATGCGTTTGATTTGGTGGCCTGTTTATGTTTTGGTTTGCATATTGGGTTTTGGGGATTTTAGCTTATTTGGTAATTTACAGGCCTGAAGCCTTCATCTTTAGTTTGCATGCTGCCACTGCTTAACTCTCCTTATTATCTGCAATATGATCTGTCTGGTGTAGTTGAAATTTCTGCTTTACAATGTATTCTTAatctatagtttttttttttctttgttaaatTAGTTTTAAGAGAAACACAGATGAAGTGAGGCTGTTGAAGAAAACCTTCCTAGAACTCAGAGTGCAATTTGACTAGGAATCTAATAATTCTTAGTTCCTGCTAAAGCAATATCATAATGTATTAGTTATGTAACTGGATAATGTAATTTTATGATTGTATGAGTCTTGCCGTTGTTGAATGGTTTATTAGTACCATTTGCATacctttttcaaattttgtGCAGCAAACTCTTGATCTTGGGTCTTCAATAGTATTCTTGGTTGGCCTTTTTCCATGGCAAACACCATTCTCCATCATAGCTTCTTTTCTGTCAGTTCAAGGAGCCCCATATAGAACAAGAAATTGACTTTGGAAATTGTTTAGTGAATACACAGCCGATCAAGTGTGCCTCCAAGAGACTGGAGACTTGTCATTTCTGGCTAAGTTCATCCCCTCTTGGTTGAATACCTTCATTATGTGTCCCATGAGAGTTCCTGACAAAGTGCACTGCGGCTATTTTAAGGGTTTTGGCAACGTTTTAAATAGACAGAATTAAAGTTCTATGCTTTAAACTAGTGATTCAGTAATTAGAGTTATGGGCAGTTGCTCTGTGTTTCCATATTTGGTTTTAGAATGTGGAAATCTAATCGTCCTAATTATTTAGTAGTGAGTCAcatcttctgtttcttcttgtAAATTATCCAACCCCTGTTTTTTCCATTCTCTTTCCTCCTCATCATCAAATTAGATTCTTCTATAAAGATACTCTGCATTGGCAATTCATTCAATTGTCGCTTTTTTTATCAGTGTACTGGATACATGGCTGCTTTGAAAAACTTTTGACATGTTTGTAGTGCCTACTTGATTGGCTTAAGGGTAAAGGTGCCACTATCATGGGGGCTAGTGATATCTAACTGAGATGAATTAGTGATTTTAACTTCTGCTGTGTGATTTGTGATGTTGTTGCATAACATATTCATATCTAGTTGAGCTACATTTGTAGATACCTCTTCCTTTAAGCTTCAATCCATCTATAATTGGAGGATTTAAGTGTGTCTAATGCATCGACACTTGTATGTCAGGTGGCAAAGCGGTTGGAAAAATTCAAGACGACAATCTTCACGCAAATGAGTAATCTTGCTGTTAAACATGGAGCAATAAACCTTGGGCAAGGGTTTCCCAACTTTGATGGTCCGGAGTTTGTAAAGGAAGCTGCAATTCAGGCCGTGATAGATGGGAAAAATCAATATGCTCGTGGATTTGGGGTTCCAGACCTAAACAATGCCATTGCTGAGAGATTCAAGAAAGACACTGGACTGGTTGTGGACCCTGAGAAGGAAGTAACTGTTACCTCTGGGTGCACAGAGGCAATTGCAGCAACCATGTTGGGCTTGATAAATCCTGGTGATGAGGTTATCCTCTTTGCTCCTTTTTATGATTCTTACGAAGCGACTCTTTCCATGGCTGGTGCTAAAGTAAAAAGTATCACACTACGCCCTCCAGATTTTGCTGTCCCCATTGATGAACTTAAGTCTGCAATCTCAAAGAATACTCGTGCAATTCTTATAAATACTCCGCATAATCCTACTGGAAAGATGTTCACTCGAGAGGAACTTGATGCTATTGCATCTCTCTGCATTGAAAATGATGTACTGGTGTTCACTGATGAAGTTTATGATAAGTTGGCTTTTGAAATGGATCACATTTCTATGGCTTCTCTTCCTGGAATGTACGAGCGTACAGTAACCCTGAATTCCTTGGGGAAAACATTTTCATTAACTGGGTGGAAGATCGGTTGGGCTATAGCTCCCCCCCACCTGTCATGGGGAGTGCGGCAGGCACACTCTTATCTCACTTTTGCTACCTCCACTCCTATGCAATGGGCTGCTGCAACAGCTCTCAGAGCCCCAGACTCCTACTTTCTGGAGCTGAAAAGAGATTACTTGGCAAAGAAGGAAATTTTGGTAGAGGGATTGAAGGCTGTCGGTTTTAAAGTGTATCCATCCAGCGGGACCTACTTTGTGGTTGTAGATCACACTTCTTTTGGGTTGCCAAATGATGTTGCATTTTGTGAGTATCTGATCAAGGAAGTCGGAGTGGTGGCAATCCCTACCAGTGTGTTTTATTTAAACCCAGAAGATGGAAAGAATCTAGTCAGATTTACTTTCTGCAAGGATGAGGGAACTCTTAGGGCTGCAGTTGAGAGGATGAAGGAGAAGTTGAAAAACTAATTCAAATGTGCTGTTAGAATAAGTGGAAGTATTATGTGCTTTCTTTAATAAAGCATTTGAGTTGAAGAGGGTCATGAGAAATCCCCTGCAATTGGAGTGTTTCTTAGATTTCTGATTTATAAGATTGTGTAGCCATGCGAAGAATATACTGGTGTGTGATTGATAATCTTATTTTAACTATGAAGGCTAGTGATAATTTTTTCTTTGATGAAACCTGTTTGGTTGGAAATTTTACTGTAGTCACTGACTTACAGTAGTGCCGAACAATATTGGGTCAAAAGGATGTTCTCTCTTTCCCTGGAAGGAGGATCTCCTATATCTGTTGAAACTTTACCTATGTTTATATATCAGACCTTTTCCTATTAACGAGTGTCACTCATCGTTATTTGATGAGCATCGGAATATCAACAAATTAATCCAACCTTAAGAATCAAATGAGGTCAAAATCGATTGTACATTGAGGCGGAATATTGGAGAAAAACAAGCCATGCAGAATAGTAAAAGTAACATGTACATACCTCTAAGGCTCTAATATTACTATGTTACCAAACATAAGTAACACTCTCTTAGTGGACTCACAAGATATTGTAGGACTCAACCACGATATGCATCCCATAAACCGACACCCGAGTTACCTCGTCATGGTGAAAACCAAGCTACCTCGTGATTTTGGAAT
Coding sequences:
- the LOC112172636 gene encoding methionine aminotransferase, giving the protein MRIQCTWPSHEMRLCSSTLFTFSKNSHKDLSFIRTRTTTVCPSVSATMSTVSTEKDALSGQTESTQKPLQVAKRLEKFKTTIFTQMSNLAVKHGAINLGQGFPNFDGPEFVKEAAIQAVIDGKNQYARGFGVPDLNNAIAERFKKDTGLVVDPEKEVTVTSGCTEAIAATMLGLINPGDEVILFAPFYDSYEATLSMAGAKVKSITLRPPDFAVPIDELKSAISKNTRAILINTPHNPTGKMFTREELDAIASLCIENDVLVFTDEVYDKLAFEMDHISMASLPGMYERTVTLNSLGKTFSLTGWKIGWAIAPPHLSWGVRQAHSYLTFATSTPMQWAAATALRAPDSYFLELKRDYLAKKEILVEGLKAVGFKVYPSSGTYFVVVDHTSFGLPNDVAFCEYLIKEVGVVAIPTSVFYLNPEDGKNLVRFTFCKDEGTLRAAVERMKEKLKN